In the Chroococcidiopsis sp. SAG 2025 genome, one interval contains:
- a CDS encoding D-glycerate dehydrogenase yields the protein MSKFKVFVTRRLPIALDRLDQIADVEVWSERQPPPDDVLLEKIGAIDGLLCLLTDRIDRQAIEAGTSLKVISQMAVGYDNIDIPTATARHLPVGHTPDVLTDATADFTWSLLMAAARRVVEADRFVRANQWQTWEPDLLLGANIAGATLGIVGLGRIGQAVARRAKGFDMRILYADRQRSEIEQSLGAECVTFDRLLQESDFVTIHAPLTEDTNHLFSQSQFQRMKRSAILINTARGQIVDSEALYQALKERQIAAAALDVTDPEPIPPQSLLLTLDNLIITPHIASASRPTREKMASMAIANLIAGLRGDRLPHCVNPEVYQ from the coding sequence ATGTCCAAATTCAAAGTTTTTGTGACTCGTCGCCTGCCGATCGCCTTAGATCGACTTGACCAAATTGCTGATGTCGAAGTTTGGTCGGAGCGCCAACCACCTCCTGACGACGTGTTACTGGAAAAGATCGGTGCGATCGATGGCTTGCTGTGCCTGCTTACCGACCGGATCGACCGACAGGCGATCGAGGCAGGAACGTCACTCAAGGTCATCAGCCAAATGGCAGTTGGCTACGATAACATTGATATCCCAACTGCGACTGCCAGACATCTTCCCGTAGGTCACACGCCTGATGTTTTGACCGATGCCACCGCAGACTTTACCTGGTCGTTGTTGATGGCAGCAGCGCGGCGAGTTGTGGAGGCAGATCGATTCGTGCGTGCAAATCAATGGCAGACTTGGGAACCGGACTTGTTGCTAGGAGCGAATATTGCTGGAGCCACTCTAGGTATTGTCGGTTTAGGGCGGATCGGTCAAGCCGTAGCTCGCCGTGCCAAAGGGTTTGACATGCGAATTTTGTATGCAGATCGACAGCGTTCGGAAATAGAACAGTCTCTCGGTGCAGAGTGCGTGACATTCGATCGCCTACTGCAAGAGTCAGATTTTGTGACGATTCACGCTCCCTTGACTGAAGATACTAATCATCTTTTTAGCCAGTCGCAATTCCAGCGGATGAAGCGATCGGCAATTTTAATTAACACGGCACGAGGACAAATTGTAGACTCAGAGGCTTTGTATCAAGCACTGAAGGAGCGTCAAATCGCTGCCGCAGCCCTGGATGTTACCGATCCAGAACCTATTCCGCCTCAAAGTTTGTTGCTGACGTTGGATAACCTGATAATTACACCTCATATTGCTAGCGCCAGCCGTCCGACACGAGAAAAAATGGCAAGCATGGCGATCGCCAATCTCATTGCTGGACTTAGGGGCGATCGTCTGCCGCATTGCGTTAATCCTGAAGTCTATCAATAG
- a CDS encoding AMP-binding protein, whose product MKQLSLEQIVNCGVERETAIAILPQVERWLAALPAMECWQQLTRHILKPDCPIALHELLYETTFSDWDASQKPAPAWFPSQEEIESTNIAALMHQLQIASYREFHAWSVQNRDRFWEMTIQRLGIRFRQKYTQIVDLSRGVEFPQWLVNARFNIVESCFQAPEDSPAIVFQQDGGLLSTMTYGELHALTNRVANGLVDWGFRPGDAIAIAMPMTAESVAIYLGIIKAGCVVVSIADSFAANEIAIRLRITQAKAIFTKDYIQRASKQLPLYSKIVDADAPKAVVLSLDTSVSGTLRSSDLAWQEFLSSNERFDAVATAPEAYTNILFSSGTTGEPKAIPWTQTTPLKCAVDGHLHQDIHPGDVVAWSTNLGWMMGPWLIYASLINQATIALYYDAPTERGFGQFIQAARVNMLGVVPSLVSIWKTTVCMQGLDWSAIKAFSSTGECSNPQDMLFLMSLAGYKPIIEYCGGTEIGGAYITGTLVQPAAPATFTTPALGLDFIILDAGDRPTNKGELFIIPPSIGLSTTLLNKDHHHVYFADTPSLPSAVRAGLPDQFVNQPINSPENPPLLPSAVRAGLPDQFVNQPINSPENPPLLSLRRHGDWIECLPNGYYRACGRVDDTMNLGGIKVSAAEIEQVLNYVSGIYQTAAIAASPPEGGPSQLVIFAVVAPDRQQDKATLKTQLQKAIASQLNPLFKIYDLAIVDALPRTASNKVMRRALRDRWQSLISAAT is encoded by the coding sequence GTGAAGCAATTATCGTTGGAGCAAATAGTTAACTGTGGGGTCGAGCGAGAGACGGCGATCGCAATTCTACCGCAAGTCGAGCGGTGGCTGGCTGCCTTACCTGCCATGGAGTGCTGGCAGCAGCTAACTCGTCACATCCTCAAGCCCGATTGCCCCATTGCATTGCACGAACTCCTTTACGAAACTACCTTCTCCGACTGGGACGCATCCCAGAAACCTGCTCCAGCTTGGTTTCCCTCTCAAGAAGAAATTGAGTCTACCAATATCGCTGCTTTAATGCATCAGTTGCAAATTGCCTCCTATCGAGAATTTCATGCTTGGTCGGTGCAGAATCGCGATCGGTTCTGGGAGATGACGATCCAACGATTGGGTATTCGTTTCCGGCAGAAGTACACTCAAATTGTCGATCTTTCGCGTGGGGTAGAATTTCCTCAATGGCTGGTAAATGCTCGTTTTAACATTGTTGAGAGCTGTTTTCAAGCGCCTGAAGATTCTCCCGCAATTGTCTTTCAACAGGACGGCGGTTTGCTTTCCACCATGACTTATGGAGAGCTGCACGCCTTGACCAACCGAGTTGCTAATGGGCTTGTGGACTGGGGCTTCCGTCCTGGCGATGCGATCGCGATCGCCATGCCTATGACTGCGGAATCTGTAGCGATTTACCTGGGAATTATTAAAGCTGGCTGCGTGGTGGTTTCTATCGCCGATAGTTTTGCTGCCAACGAGATCGCCATTAGATTGCGTATAACTCAGGCAAAGGCAATTTTTACCAAAGACTATATTCAGCGCGCTAGCAAGCAGTTACCCCTTTATAGCAAAATTGTTGATGCCGATGCCCCTAAAGCAGTCGTGCTGTCGCTCGATACTTCCGTGTCTGGAACACTGCGTTCTAGCGATTTAGCTTGGCAGGAATTTCTCAGCTCAAACGAACGATTCGATGCCGTAGCCACCGCACCGGAAGCTTATACTAATATCTTATTTTCCTCTGGCACTACAGGAGAACCCAAAGCTATTCCTTGGACTCAAACAACACCGCTCAAATGTGCAGTTGACGGACACTTGCACCAAGATATTCACCCTGGAGATGTCGTAGCCTGGTCAACCAATCTAGGCTGGATGATGGGACCTTGGCTGATTTATGCCAGTTTAATTAATCAGGCAACTATTGCTCTCTACTACGACGCACCCACCGAGAGAGGATTCGGTCAATTTATTCAAGCGGCACGGGTGAATATGTTGGGGGTAGTACCAAGTCTAGTCAGCATTTGGAAAACAACTGTTTGTATGCAAGGGCTTGATTGGAGTGCGATTAAAGCATTCAGCTCGACGGGCGAATGTTCCAATCCACAGGATATGCTGTTTTTGATGTCCCTAGCAGGATATAAGCCGATTATCGAATACTGTGGTGGGACTGAGATTGGTGGAGCTTATATCACTGGTACGCTGGTACAGCCTGCGGCTCCTGCAACTTTCACAACCCCTGCATTAGGATTAGATTTTATTATTCTCGACGCAGGCGATCGCCCTACCAACAAAGGCGAGTTGTTTATTATCCCCCCTTCCATCGGACTTTCTACCACATTACTCAACAAAGACCATCACCACGTCTATTTCGCCGATACTCCCTCTCTTCCGTCTGCTGTCAGGGCGGGTTTACCAGACCAATTCGTGAATCAACCAATCAATTCCCCAGAAAACCCGCCCCTACTCCCGTCTGCTGTCAGGGCGGGTTTACCAGACCAATTCGTGAATCAACCAATCAATTCCCCAGAAAACCCGCCCCTACTCTCCCTGCGCCGTCATGGAGATTGGATCGAATGCTTGCCCAATGGGTACTATCGCGCTTGCGGTCGCGTTGACGACACGATGAACTTGGGAGGCATCAAGGTTAGCGCGGCTGAAATCGAGCAAGTCCTCAATTATGTATCTGGAATTTATCAAACTGCCGCGATCGCTGCATCTCCTCCAGAAGGAGGTCCTAGCCAGTTGGTCATTTTTGCGGTGGTTGCACCAGATCGACAGCAGGACAAAGCAACGCTCAAAACCCAGTTACAAAAGGCGATCGCTTCGCAGCTCAATCCCCTGTTCAAGATTTACGATTTGGCGATTGTTGATGCTTTACCTCGTACTGCCTCAAATAAAGTGATGCGCCGTGCATTGCGCGATCGGTGGCAATCTTTAATTTCAGCAGCAACGTAA